CGCTTCCCCGCGTGGTGAGCATGGGCCGGTCGATCTTCGATCCGGTCTGGGCCCAGAAGGAGCATTCGAGCCCGCGTACCGAACTGATGCACGTGCTGCGGGGCAGCGTGCGGGTCGAGACGCCGGAATACTCCATCTCCGGGCGCGAAGGCGACACCATCTACACCCCCACCGGGACGCCCCATCGCGACGTGTTCCCCACCGGCACCGTCTTCGAGGTGTACCTGGTGATGTTCGACTGGCCGGGCGAGCAGGAGATTCTGCGGACGTTCGATCCGCCGCAACTGGCCCGCGGCGGCCAGGCGGCCAGGCGTCAGATCGCCGCCGATTTCCAGCACCTTCATCAGGAGTTCCTGGCCCACCGGCCGTTCGCCGATCGGCTGATCGGTCTGCGGCTGTTGCAGATCATCTACAGCCTGTGCCGCGAGGCTTCGGCCGGTCGAAGCACGGATGAGAAGACCTCGGCTGCCACTTCGCACGCGCGGCGGCGGCAGATCATGGGCGAGGCCAAGGCGTACATCCTGGCCAACTTCAGCCGGGAAGTCAGCCTCGACCAAATCGCCGAGTCGATCGACATCAGCCCCTACTACCTCTCGCGGGTTTTCAGCGAGGAAAGCGGCTTTACGCTCTCGGAATACCTGACCACGCTGCGGATGGAAAAGGCGGTCGAGCTGCTCAAGGACGCGCGTCGCAACATTTCGCAGGTCGCCCACGCGGTGGGCTACCGCGACAGCCATTACTTCGCCAAGGTCTTCAAGGCCCATTTCGGCCAGCCACCGCGGGTCTATCGCATTCGAAACTCTCTTGCCAAGTGAGGCCATCCGCAGTACAGTCCCGCAGACTCAAGGAAGCTGAATTCTCGTTCCTGGAGTGACGAACCATGTCGCGACGGCCGCATGACAAGAGTCTCATCACGAGCGCGTTTTTCAACGACTCGGTGGTTTCCCGCATCCGCACCTCCGCCGAGCGCACCGACTGGGGCCGCCGAGCCCGGCGGCAGATGATTGACGCCGCTGCACCGTGGACGGCGATGAGCGAC
The window above is part of the Phycisphaerae bacterium genome. Proteins encoded here:
- a CDS encoding AraC family transcriptional regulator, translating into LPRVVSMGRSIFDPVWAQKEHSSPRTELMHVLRGSVRVETPEYSISGREGDTIYTPTGTPHRDVFPTGTVFEVYLVMFDWPGEQEILRTFDPPQLARGGQAARRQIAADFQHLHQEFLAHRPFADRLIGLRLLQIIYSLCREASAGRSTDEKTSAATSHARRRQIMGEAKAYILANFSREVSLDQIAESIDISPYYLSRVFSEESGFTLSEYLTTLRMEKAVELLKDARRNISQVAHAVGYRDSHYFAKVFKAHFGQPPRVYRIRNSLAK